From the genome of Cellvibrio japonicus Ueda107, one region includes:
- the hemF gene encoding oxygen-dependent coproporphyrinogen oxidase: MTPSTAPDKAAVKAYLLDLQDRICQALAAEDGASGFIEDSWQRAEGGGGRSRVLADGQVIEKGGVNFSHVYGTQMPASATAHRPELAGRAFEAMGVSLVIHPGNPYVPTSHANVRFFIAEKEGAAPVWWFGGGYDLTPYYGNEADVIHWHQSAKNACDPLGEHLYPKFKKWCDDYFYLKHRGEARGVGGLFFDDYNAESFAHSFALMRAVGDSYVPAYLPIVQARKHTPYGERERQFQLYRRGRYVEFNLVYDRGTLFGLQTGGRTESILMSLPPLVRWEYDWQPEAGSPEAELYEKFLPQRDWLK; the protein is encoded by the coding sequence ATGACCCCTAGCACCGCCCCCGACAAGGCCGCCGTAAAAGCCTATCTGCTGGACTTGCAGGATCGTATCTGCCAGGCGCTGGCAGCCGAAGATGGCGCTAGCGGTTTTATCGAAGACAGCTGGCAGCGCGCCGAAGGTGGTGGCGGCCGCTCGCGGGTACTGGCCGATGGCCAGGTGATCGAAAAGGGCGGCGTTAATTTCTCCCATGTATACGGCACCCAGATGCCCGCCTCGGCCACCGCCCATCGCCCCGAACTGGCCGGGCGCGCTTTCGAGGCCATGGGCGTTTCCCTGGTGATTCATCCCGGCAACCCTTATGTGCCCACCAGCCATGCCAATGTGCGTTTTTTTATTGCCGAAAAAGAGGGGGCGGCTCCGGTGTGGTGGTTTGGTGGCGGTTACGACCTGACACCCTACTACGGCAACGAAGCCGATGTGATCCACTGGCACCAGAGCGCGAAAAATGCCTGTGATCCCCTGGGTGAACACCTGTATCCCAAATTCAAAAAATGGTGCGATGACTATTTTTACCTGAAACATCGCGGCGAAGCGCGCGGTGTGGGCGGCCTGTTTTTCGATGACTACAACGCAGAAAGTTTTGCGCACAGTTTCGCGCTCATGCGCGCGGTGGGGGACAGTTATGTACCCGCCTATTTGCCCATAGTACAGGCGCGCAAACACACACCCTATGGCGAGCGCGAGCGCCAGTTCCAACTGTACCGTCGCGGCCGCTATGTGGAATTCAACCTGGTCTACGACCGCGGCACCCTGTTTGGCCTGCAGACCGGCGGCCGCACCGAATCCATCCTGATGTCCCTGCCGCCCCTGGTGCGCTGGGAATACGACTGGCAACCCGAGGCGGGCAGCCCTGAAGCAGAACTCTACGAAAAATTTTTACCCCAGCGCGACTGGCTGAAATAA
- the aroE gene encoding shikimate dehydrogenase → MTDLYAVFGNPINHSKSPSIHRMFAEQTGQDLHYTKQLVDVDKFAQTADAFFAQGGRGLNITVPFKQEAFRYAHSLTPRAERAGAVNFLVQLSDGSIRGDNTDGIGMVHDMHNLDWNIAGKRVLLLGAGGAVRGVLQPLLEEHPAQVVIANRTLSKAEELAKNFLDLGNVEAKGYDQLNGAHFDIVINGTSASLHGELPPLPDNLLNPGACCYDMMYGAEPTVFLQWAQQQGAAHTADGLGMLVGQAAEAFYLWRQIRPEVVPVLTALRRQLHEKK, encoded by the coding sequence ATGACAGACCTTTATGCCGTTTTTGGCAACCCAATCAACCACAGCAAGTCTCCCAGCATCCACCGCATGTTTGCCGAACAGACCGGCCAGGATTTGCATTACACCAAGCAATTGGTCGATGTGGACAAATTTGCCCAGACTGCCGATGCGTTTTTTGCCCAGGGCGGACGCGGATTAAATATTACCGTTCCTTTCAAGCAGGAAGCGTTCCGCTACGCCCATTCGCTCACCCCCCGCGCTGAACGCGCCGGTGCCGTCAACTTCCTCGTCCAATTGAGTGATGGCAGCATTCGCGGCGACAACACCGATGGCATCGGCATGGTGCACGACATGCACAACCTGGACTGGAACATCGCGGGAAAACGGGTTTTGCTGCTGGGTGCAGGCGGCGCTGTGCGCGGCGTATTACAACCCCTGCTCGAAGAACATCCGGCACAAGTGGTGATTGCCAACCGCACCCTCAGCAAAGCGGAAGAATTGGCCAAAAACTTTCTCGACCTGGGCAATGTGGAAGCCAAAGGTTACGACCAATTAAACGGCGCCCACTTTGATATTGTCATTAACGGAACCTCCGCCAGCTTACACGGCGAATTGCCGCCTTTACCTGACAACCTGCTCAATCCCGGTGCCTGTTGCTACGACATGATGTACGGCGCTGAACCCACGGTATTCCTGCAATGGGCGCAACAACAGGGCGCGGCACACACTGCCGATGGCCTGGGTATGCTGGTCGGACAGGCAGCCGAGGCCTTTTACCTGTGGCGACAAATTCGTCCCGAAGTCGTACCGGTACTGACGGCCCTGCGCCGCCAGCTGCACGAGAAAAAATAA
- a CDS encoding YqaA family protein, with protein sequence MVYLSLFLTAFIAATLFPLSSEALLLALLHQEHNPVLLWLVATTGNSLGSCVNWFLGRQCLHWQDRQWFPVSRFQLEKAQRHFQRYGIYSLLFAWLPIVGDPLTLFAGVMKVNFWKFLLLVIIGKALRYALIIGFAVAVL encoded by the coding sequence ATGGTTTACCTGAGTTTATTTCTCACCGCCTTTATCGCCGCTACGCTTTTTCCGCTCTCGTCGGAAGCGCTGCTGCTGGCGTTATTGCACCAGGAGCACAACCCCGTGCTGCTGTGGCTGGTTGCCACAACCGGTAACAGCCTGGGTTCCTGCGTAAACTGGTTCCTAGGCAGGCAGTGCCTGCACTGGCAAGATCGCCAATGGTTTCCGGTCAGCCGCTTCCAACTGGAAAAAGCGCAACGCCATTTCCAGCGCTACGGAATCTACTCCCTGCTCTTTGCCTGGCTGCCCATTGTCGGCGACCCACTCACACTGTTTGCCGGGGTTATGAAGGTCAACTTCTGGAAGTTTTTGCTTTTGGTCATCATCGGCAAAGCCCTGCGCTACGCACTGATTATTGGTTTTGCAGTAGCCGTGTTATAG
- a CDS encoding methyl-accepting chemotaxis protein, with amino-acid sequence MQLLMRRFQRQPSPEQLARVFEHLDLTVRLPTDLTRLPGLEDFIDQLHQRIGTSLEAAVSIAGHAPRLSAIAAETEEYGQRLAQSADMIASASEEVTTTLAAELVPGAAQVAQLAGEVADSLRHCEGDSDLVLTQVNAIHSSEEQVGQEIQLLKTQLEEVTQVIDLIANISRQTNLLALNAAIEAARAGEHGRGFAVVAEEVRRLAGHTTDATDQVSRIIDAFRSNMQRLDDAGQVMHASVDEGRKGMSRVNEGLASARVAMDQLDQRITAMASGTEQIGMAVKGINQDVQTVAQVAAQLKDKATEVSQQSQLVRREGDKLLEGLGGFQLAAHQDVRESVQSLATSAELRASTYRAETAMGQLLDRDPRFELLYLVGRDGVQVSENISARDIHLAYEGSARGRNWSSREWFRRAIEQRQVYMTAVYRSVATDAFCFTLSAPVFDERGELLYVLGADVRLSSLLQQTAPAARPQLQALGTRR; translated from the coding sequence ATGCAACTCCTCATGCGACGTTTCCAGCGCCAACCCTCCCCCGAACAGCTCGCCCGGGTATTTGAACACCTGGACCTGACCGTTCGCCTGCCTACGGATCTGACCCGTTTACCGGGGTTGGAAGATTTTATTGACCAGTTACACCAGCGTATAGGCACCAGCCTTGAAGCGGCGGTGAGCATTGCAGGCCATGCCCCACGGCTATCGGCTATCGCGGCGGAAACGGAAGAATACGGACAGCGTCTCGCCCAGTCCGCCGATATGATCGCCAGCGCCAGCGAAGAGGTCACTACGACCCTGGCAGCCGAGTTGGTGCCGGGGGCTGCCCAGGTGGCGCAGTTGGCGGGTGAGGTTGCCGATAGCCTGCGCCATTGCGAGGGCGATAGCGACCTGGTGCTGACCCAGGTGAATGCTATCCACAGCAGTGAAGAGCAGGTTGGGCAGGAGATCCAGCTGCTTAAAACCCAACTGGAAGAGGTCACCCAGGTTATTGACCTGATCGCCAATATTTCGCGCCAGACCAATTTGCTGGCCTTGAATGCAGCCATTGAGGCAGCCAGGGCCGGTGAGCATGGCCGGGGATTTGCCGTGGTTGCCGAGGAGGTGCGGCGCCTGGCGGGCCACACGACGGATGCCACTGATCAGGTTAGCCGGATTATCGATGCATTTCGCAGCAATATGCAGCGCCTGGATGACGCTGGCCAGGTCATGCACGCCTCGGTCGATGAAGGACGCAAGGGGATGAGCCGCGTTAATGAGGGCTTGGCCAGTGCCCGTGTGGCGATGGATCAGCTTGACCAGCGCATTACCGCCATGGCCAGCGGCACAGAGCAAATTGGTATGGCGGTCAAGGGAATCAACCAGGATGTACAAACTGTGGCCCAGGTGGCTGCCCAATTGAAAGACAAGGCCACAGAAGTCAGCCAGCAAAGCCAGTTGGTGCGGCGTGAAGGTGACAAATTGCTTGAGGGACTGGGTGGGTTCCAACTGGCGGCTCACCAGGATGTGCGCGAGTCTGTGCAATCCCTGGCCACGTCAGCAGAATTGCGCGCATCGACCTATCGCGCGGAAACTGCCATGGGCCAGCTGCTGGATCGCGATCCGCGCTTTGAGCTGCTGTACCTGGTGGGCCGCGATGGTGTCCAGGTCAGCGAGAACATCAGTGCGCGCGATATCCACCTGGCCTATGAGGGCAGTGCCAGGGGGCGAAACTGGTCGTCGCGCGAGTGGTTTCGCCGCGCGATAGAACAGCGTCAGGTGTATATGACGGCGGTTTATCGCTCTGTAGCGACAGATGCATTTTGCTTTACGCTGTCTGCCCCGGTGTTTGATGAGCGCGGTGAATTGCTCTATGTACTGGGCGCCGATGTGCGCCTGTCATCGCTCCTGCAACAAACGGCGCCGGCAGCCCGTCCCCAGCTTCAGGCATTGGGGACGCGCAGGTAG
- a CDS encoding L-threonylcarbamoyladenylate synthase translates to MIDWSLNPRVNYAANMMRQGGVIAYPTEAVWGLGCNPFDEDAVADLLALKQRPVEKGVILIAANLQQIEPFIDHLDDLQRQRLKNTWPGPVTWLVPNNGLAPHWITGAFPSVALRVTDHPVAAGLCRAFGGPVVSTSCNPAGKPPARNIHEVRRYFGGQLDAVSSGLAGRRTNPSEIRDLLTGQVVRPS, encoded by the coding sequence ATGATCGACTGGTCCCTCAACCCTCGCGTCAACTATGCCGCCAACATGATGCGCCAGGGTGGTGTCATTGCGTATCCCACCGAAGCGGTCTGGGGCCTGGGCTGCAATCCGTTTGATGAAGATGCCGTAGCCGACCTGCTCGCCCTCAAACAGCGCCCTGTCGAGAAAGGTGTCATCCTGATCGCCGCCAACCTGCAACAAATCGAACCCTTTATTGATCACCTGGACGACCTTCAGCGCCAGCGCCTTAAAAATACCTGGCCAGGCCCGGTAACCTGGCTGGTGCCGAATAACGGCCTGGCACCCCACTGGATTACCGGCGCTTTCCCGTCCGTTGCCCTGCGCGTCACCGATCACCCGGTAGCCGCCGGACTCTGCCGCGCCTTTGGCGGCCCTGTAGTGTCCACCTCCTGCAACCCTGCCGGTAAACCGCCGGCGCGCAACATCCACGAGGTTCGCCGCTACTTTGGCGGCCAGTTGGATGCTGTCAGCAGCGGCCTGGCAGGGCGCAGGACGAATCCCTCGGAAATTCGCGACCTGCTCACCGGCCAGGTCGTTCGCCCCAGCTAG
- a CDS encoding esterase/lipase family protein encodes MTFMCRPLLISLLLLLASLASWSGEPVLSDKPLVITETLGGSDQVQGCAVLLHGLARTHKSMRPLAKALAAAHYYVVNVGYPSRKFAIAPLANMAIPPALALCRQQGLTRIDIVSHSLGGILLRQYLQANTIPELGRVVMYAPPNQGSQVVDKLKNIPGFRLINGPAGLELGTDAKSVPRQLAPVHFDLGVIAGTRSINWILSQYLPNPDDGKVSLENTKVEGMRDFISLPVSHPFIMKDKNAIRQTLHYLQTGAFLHEPKD; translated from the coding sequence ATGACGTTTATGTGCCGCCCTCTCCTTATCTCCCTCCTGTTGTTACTCGCGTCCCTGGCCAGCTGGAGCGGTGAACCCGTCCTGTCGGACAAACCGCTGGTGATCACAGAAACCCTGGGTGGCAGTGACCAGGTACAGGGCTGTGCAGTGCTACTGCACGGTTTGGCGCGCACCCACAAATCCATGCGGCCTTTGGCCAAGGCGTTGGCAGCCGCCCATTACTATGTGGTGAATGTGGGCTATCCCTCGCGCAAATTTGCCATTGCGCCACTCGCCAATATGGCGATTCCCCCGGCGCTGGCGCTGTGCCGCCAGCAGGGCCTGACACGCATCGATATTGTCAGCCACTCCCTGGGCGGTATTTTGCTGCGCCAGTATTTACAGGCAAACACTATTCCCGAGTTGGGCCGGGTGGTGATGTACGCACCGCCCAACCAGGGTAGCCAGGTGGTAGACAAGCTGAAAAACATTCCCGGCTTTCGCTTGATTAATGGCCCTGCCGGGCTTGAATTAGGCACAGATGCCAAGAGTGTCCCCCGGCAACTGGCGCCGGTTCATTTTGACCTGGGGGTGATTGCCGGCACACGCAGTATCAATTGGATACTGTCGCAGTACCTGCCCAATCCCGACGATGGCAAGGTCTCGCTGGAAAATACCAAAGTGGAAGGCATGCGCGACTTTATCAGCCTGCCGGTATCGCACCCGTTTATCATGAAAGATAAAAACGCCATTCGCCAGACTCTGCACTATTTGCAAACGGGCGCTTTCCTGCATGAACCCAAGGATTAA